The Desulfovibrio sp. JC022 genome includes a region encoding these proteins:
- a CDS encoding FeoA family protein, which translates to MPGRRDRHGHGHGKVCKCCTLMEVSSGKKVKIRCHHAKGAVRQRLLDLGFVPQTDIEVIRRAPLGDPIECRVANYKVALRKSEACLIEVEQY; encoded by the coding sequence ATGCCGGGACGTAGGGATAGACACGGCCATGGTCATGGTAAGGTTTGCAAGTGCTGCACACTCATGGAAGTAAGCTCTGGTAAAAAGGTAAAGATTCGCTGCCACCATGCGAAAGGCGCGGTTCGCCAGAGACTGCTTGATCTCGGCTTCGTACCTCAGACCGACATTGAAGTGATTCGCAGGGCTCCTCTTGGAGACCCCATTGAGTGCCGTGTTGCCAACTACAAGGTGGCACTTAGAAAATCAGAAGCCTGCCTCATTGAGGTTGAGCAGTACTAA